A segment of the Alistipes communis genome:
ACAGAATGTCCACGTCGCTGCCGATCTGGCGGCCGACCTTCACGCTGCGGCGTTCGGCCTTGCCGTCCTCGACCACATAGAGGTAACGCTCGGACGAACCCACCTGTTTCAGCACGGCCACGTCGGGCACCATGATCCCCTCCTTGTCGCCCATGTTGAAGGTCGAACGGGCGAACATGCCCGGACGCAGCTTCTCGTTGCCGTTGGGAACGGTCACCTCGACGGTGAAGGTACGCGTCGAAGCGTCGAGCGCCGGATAGATCAGCGACACCTTGCCCGCGAACACTTCGCCGGGAAAAATATCGGTGCGGATCTCGACAGGCATCCCCAGCTTCACGGCGGGATAGTACTGCTCCTGAATGTTGGCGATGATCTTCAACGGATTGATCTGCATGACGTGCAGCACCGGCGTCCCCGTGAACAGGTTGCCCGCTTCGTAGTTGCGCGCCGTCACGACGCCCGCAATGGGCGAACGCATCTCGATGTTCTTTTTCAGGTTGTCGAGCACCTCCTTCTGCACGTCGAGCGCAGCCTTGGTCTGTTCGAGCTGCTGCGCCGAGATGCCGCCGGCCTCATAGACCGGAACCAGCCGGTTGTAGTCGTCGAGCGCAGTCTGGTACTGCAACCGCTGCTGGTTGTACTGCGTCGGATCGAGCGTCACGAGCAGCTGCCCCGCCTTCACGCGCGAACCCACGTCGACCAGAATCCGGTCGATATGCACGCCCGAAACCGCAGGGGTAATATCGTTCTCCTTATAAGGCTCGATCTCGGAGGTATAGACCTCGTTCTGTTCGATCACCCGAAGCGCGGCGGGCACCGTCTTCGTCAACACTTTCTCGTCGGAGGCCGTCGATTCGGCCTGTTTCTTGCCCGTGCAGGATGCAGCCATAGCCGCCGCAACCAACATCACCAAAACTCTTTTCATACTTCTCTATCCGTTATATTCTTATTTTCAACTTTCGAACCGTCAGTTTCCGCCTACCTCCCTGCCGACGATCCGATCGTAGTCGGCCTGCGCGGAGAGGTAGTCGTAGATCGCCTGCGAATAATTCAAATGCGCCTGCGTACGGTTGAGCTGTGCCGAATTGAGTTCGAGAATCGTGCCTGCGCCCGCACGGAACCGCGTGTCGGAGATGTGGTAGGCTTTGTCGGCCTGTGCCATCGTCCGCGCCTGCGCCAGCATCATCTCGCGCGCCGTCAGCAGGTTGTTGATCGCCGACTCCACGGCGACCGTCGTCTGGCGCTGCGCATAGTCGCGCTGCAAATCGAGCTGCTCGATCTGATTCTTCACCTGACGGGACTTATAGCTGTTCTTCAACCCTGAAAAGAT
Coding sequences within it:
- a CDS encoding efflux RND transporter periplasmic adaptor subunit — translated: MKRVLVMLVAAAMAASCTGKKQAESTASDEKVLTKTVPAALRVIEQNEVYTSEIEPYKENDITPAVSGVHIDRILVDVGSRVKAGQLLVTLDPTQYNQQRLQYQTALDDYNRLVPVYEAGGISAQQLEQTKAALDVQKEVLDNLKKNIEMRSPIAGVVTARNYEAGNLFTGTPVLHVMQINPLKIIANIQEQYYPAVKLGMPVEIRTDIFPGEVFAGKVSLIYPALDASTRTFTVEVTVPNGNEKLRPGMFARSTFNMGDKEGIMVPDVAVLKQVGSSERYLYVVEDGKAERRSVKVGRQIGSDVDILSGVADGEQIAVTALSRLADGVEVEVKE